Genomic DNA from Pseudomonas helmanticensis:
TCGCTGACCGGAGTAAACGAGAGGATTCGTTCCTGGCCGTTGAGCACCACGTTCTGGTTGCCCTTCTCGATGCGCACGCTGGAGTTCGGGTAGATGTCTTTCAGGTTCTTCATCACCTGATCCTTGTCCGGGCTGACGATCACTTGACCGTCGCCGCTGACCAGGAACGCGTGGCCGAGGCCACCGAAGTCCACCGAGTTGATGATCTTCACCAGGGTTTCCAGGCTCAGGTCACCACCGACGACGCCGAGCAGCTCGCCGTTCTTTTTCACCGGCATGGCGATGGTCACCACCAAACCGCCGACAGCTGCCATGTATGGCGGCGTCAGCATGGTTTTGTCGGCGGCCACCGCTTGCTTGTACCAAGGGCGCTGACGTGGGTCGTAACCGTCCGGCATCTTCGCGTCAGGACGCTGGGTGAACACGCCGTTGGCCTGGCCAACGTAGGTGAACTGGAAGTTCGAGGTGAACGCCGGCTGGTCGACCAGACCCGGGAAGTCCGCGTCCTTGCCCTGGTGAGCGACGTTCTGCGCGAGGTTTTCCAACACCAGAATCCGTCCGCTCATCCAGTTCTGCACGCTGCTGGCGGTCAGATCGCCGGCCTGCTGTACGGAGGACTGAAGGTTCTGGCGAATGGTGTTTCGCTGCAGATAGTCGTTGTAGAGGGTGAACAGCGCGAACGCCAGGACCACGACGCCCGAGGCGGCCAACAGAATTTTATGGCTGAACTTGAGATTCATTTCATGGGACTTCTTATGCCAAAAGTGGGGATGCGTTCCGGTTGCAACATTCCATGTACAGCGCAGGCAGCGTTCTTCTGGCCGCTCTACTTTGGTGCACGCATGTCTCACCAGTCTGTCGGCACGTGTCGGAGAAATCTTAGGGTCGAACGGGAAATGGATGGAATTAGTGCCGGATTCCCGCCGAACGGCGTGCCAGAGCGGCTGCGACAGAAATTTTCAGGGTTGATGTTCGAGCGGCAGTTGCAAATTATCCAACCCTTGCTGACAATGCGACTAATTATCATTTGTGACGTCCGGGCTGTCGCGTTCATGTCCTCACCTGAGTTTGCCGTACAGGCGCTTTACAGTAGTCACCATGGCTGGCTCAACGCTTGGCTGCGCGCACGGCTGGGCAACGCCGCAGATGCAGCGGATCTGGCGCAGGACACTTTCGTCCGCCTGCTGCAACGTACCGAACGCCTCGAACTCAAAGCACCTCGCGCCTTTCTGCGCACCATTGCTCGCGGGCTGGTGATCGACCACTGGCGTCGTGAGGAAATCGAACGCGCCTACCTCGAAGCCATCGCCCACTTGCCTGAAGCCGAAACCCCGAGTGCCGAAGCCCGAGCGCTGGTGATCGAACTGCTGGAAAGCATCGCGCGCATGCTGGAAGGATTGAAGCCGAAAGTGCGTCAGGCATTTCTCTTGGCGCAGTGCGAAGGTTTGACTCACAAGCAGATTGCCGAAGAAATGGGCCTGTCGCTTCGCTCAGTGGAACGCTACGTCGCCGATGCGCTGTTTCATTGCTATGTATTGCGGTACGCAAGCTGATGCCGGTGGATAACCTGTCACTTGGCCGACGCGCCGAGCCCCAGCAGAAAGCGGTCAAGCAGGCCATTCACTGGTTGCTGCGCCTGCGCAACAACCACGGCAATTCGCGCCTCAACCGCCAGTGCGAGCAGTGGCGCGCCGAGCACCATGAGCACGAACTTGCGTGGCAACGAGTGCAATCGCTGCAAGCCGAGTTGAGCAACAACCTGCGCGCCGTACCGGGTGCGCACGTGGCGTTGAACACCCTGGAAAATAGCGCGCAAGGCCTGGGACGGCGACAGGCGCTGAAGCTGTTGTCGGGCGCGTTGTTGATGGGCTCTGCCGCGTGGCTGGCCAAGGACACCTCGGCGTGGCAGCAATGGAGCGCCGATTACGCCACGGCGACCGGTGAGCGGCGCGGCTTTCAGTTGCCCGATGGCACGCGGCTCGAACTCAATACCGCCAGTGCCGTGGATCTCGATTACACGGCGCAACAACGACTGATCAAACTGAGCCGTGGCGAAATCATCGTCAGTTGTGGCGGCGCGGATCAAGGCGCACCGGTTGATCGACCGCTGCGTGTAGAGAACCGTCACGGCACTTATGAGCCGCTCGATGCGCGCTTCATCCTGCGTCAGGAGCACGATTGCACGCGGCTCAGCGTAACCAGCGGGCGCGTCGCCATTCACGCCGGTGGCACTTCGATTGAAGCGCGCGCCGGGCAAAGTTATCTGATCGACCGGCGTCAGGTGCGGCCAGCGCCGCAGTTGAATATGGATGCCGGCGCTTGGGTCGACGGCTTGATCGTCACGCGCAATATGCGCCTGGGCGATTTCCTCGCTGAAGTCGGGCGTTATCGCCAAGGCTTTCTTACCTGCGCAGCGGAAGTCGCGGACTTGCGCCTGTCCGGCGTGTTCCGCCTGGAGAACACCGACAAACTGCTGGCGGTGCTGCCACAGACCTTGCCAGTGCAATTGCGCTATCGCACGCGCTGGTGGGTGACGCTGGAGCGAGTGGCCTGAAATTATTTTGGCGGGTTTTTGCAGCAAGTCCGGCTTAGTCAGTAAGCACTTCAACCCAAGCGTTTGCGACTTCCTACGGAAACCTACAATGACTGTCCGCGCCACCAGTAAAAACCCTCTGAATTTCACGGCCGAATCGAGCCTGTTGCGCCACGCCGTTCGGGCGGCGCTGTTTTCTACCGCCCTGGGTGTGGCGGTGTTGCCTAGCGTGAGTCTGGCGGCCGGCACGGCCAACAGTGAAGTCGGCCAGCGCTTCAGCATTGCTGCCGGGCCGTTGGGCGAAGCGTTGAATCAGTTCGCGCGTCAGGCCGGCATCACCCTGTCGATGACGCCACAGCAGACTCAAGGACACCAATCGCCGGGTGTGCAGGGCGAGTATTCAACCGATCAGGCGCTGAGCCATTTGCTCGGCGGTTCGGGTCTGGAAGCTGTCAGCCAGGATGGCAGCAGCTACATCCTGCGCCCGATCGCGGAGACCGAAGCGCTGGCTTTACCGACCACCGATATCAAAGGCTTCGCCCTCGGCAACGCGCTGGGCAGCATGGACGGCTACAACGCGACACACAGCCAGATCGCCACCAAAACCAGTACCGCATTGCTGGAAACGTCGCAAAGCGTGTCCGTGGTCACTCGCGAGCAAATGGACGACCAGGGCTCGCAAACCGTCTCGCAGGCGATGCGCTACACCCCCGGCGTGCTGACCAATCCCTACGGCGCCACTCACCGCTACGACTACGTGGCGATGCGCGGTTTCAACGACGGCTCGGTGGATAACATCTACCTCGATGGCCTCAAGTCGATGGGCGACAGCGGCACTTACAGCACCATGCAGGTCGATCCGTATTTCCTTGAGCGCGTGGATATTCTCAAGGGTCCATCCTCGGTGCTGTACGGCCGCAGTTCGCCGGGCGGGTTGGTGGCACTGACCAGCAAAAAGCCGTTGTACGAGGCTTACCATCAGGTCCAGGCCACGGTTGGCACGCAGGGGCAGCGCGGGGTCGGTTTCGACTTCAGCGGCCCGGTCGATGACGAAAAGCGCATCGCCTATCGTCTGATCGGTTTAACGGATCAGTCCGACACCCAATTCGACCACAATAAAGAAAAGCGCTACGCCCTGGCGCCGACCGTCAGCATCGATTTCAATGAAGATACTTCGCTGACCCTGCAGGCTTATCTGCAACATGATCCGGATGGCGGCTACCACGGTGGCGTGCCGGCGGATGGCACGATTCATCAGCGTAATGGCAATCGCATTTCGCCGCATTTCTTCGAGGGCGAGCCGGGCATCGATGGTTATTCGCGTGATCAGCAATCCTTCGGTTATCAGTTCGAACATCGCTTCAACGATGTCTTCACTGCGCGGCAGAACTTCCGTTACCTCGACTCCAAAGTGAACATGGATCAGGTCTACGCCTATGGCTGGACCACACCGACCAGCAACGAGCTGAACCGCTATTACACCGGTGGTGACGAGCGACTGCATGCGTTCATCGTCGACAACATGCTTCAGGCTGAATTTTTCACCGGCGCTACCAAGCACACAGTGCTCATGGGCGCGGACTATCAGCGCCGCAAGACCGTGGTCGACTGGACCAGCGGCGGCCTCGCGCCGATCAACGCGTTCAATCCGGTGTATGGCAACTCGGCGATCGATATGTACGGCGATACCAGCTATCTGCGTCGTCTGGAGCAGACCGGTGTGTATCTGCAAGACCTGATCGAAATGGATAAATGGCGCTTCTCGCTGGGCCTGCGCCAGGACTGGGTCGAGACCTCCGACGAAAACCGCATCGCCGAAGCGGGGCGCCCGGAAGGCACCAAGATCAATGACCGTCGCACCAAACTCACTGGCCGCGCCGGTGCGCTGTATCTGTTCGATAACGGTCTGGCGCCGTACATCAGCTACTCCGAGTCGTTTAACCCGAACTCCTATGCGGACAGCGCCGGTAATCCACTGGCACCTACCGATGGCACGCAGTGGGAAGTCGGCCTGAAGTATCAACCGCCGGGTACTGACAACCTGTTCACCGCGTCGCTGTTCCGTATCGATCAGGAGAACCTGGCAACCAAACTGCCACAGGAAAACTTCTATCGCGCGGTAGGTGCAGTCCGCTCTCAAGGCCTGGAACTTGAAGCGCACATGCAGCTGACCGACAACCTGAAAGTGCTCGGCAGCTATACCTTCACCGATATCGAGTACTCGAAGTCGATGGTCAGTACGCTGAGCACGCCAACCGACGTCATCGAAAACAAGGGCAACTCTCCAACCCAGGCTCCGCGCCATATGGCATCGCTGTGGGCTGACTACAAATTCGACAGCGCAGCACTCGATGGTCTGCGCCTGGGCGGCGGTGTGCGCTATGTCGGCTACAGCTGGGCGGATGCGGAAAATACTTTGAAGGTGCCGTCCTACACATTGTTCGACGCTTCGATTGGCTATGACTTGGGCAAGGTGGGCTTGAAGGGTGTCGACGTACGCTTGAATGCGAACAACCTGACCAACGAGTCCTACGTGGCCTCCTGCGCCAGCCTGAACTTCTGCTACATGGGCGAAGAGCGCAACGTCGCGGCGACGGTCAGTTACCAGTTCTAAGTTTTTGTCCTGTGCATAAAAAAGCCAGCCCCTGAATCTCAGGGGCTGGCTTTGTCGTATCTGAAGGGAAATTTTCATGCGCGCATTTCTGGTTTTGCTGCATCGCTATATAGGTTTGGCCACGGCGGTATTTTTACTCCTGGCCGGAGTCACCGGGAGCATTCTGGCGTTTAACCATGAGCTTGATGAATGGTTGAATCCGCAGTTTTATTCGGCCTCTGCACAGGGGACGCAACTGCCACCGGGCGAGCTGGTTGATACGCTGCAAGCTGCGCATCCGAAGCTGCAGGTCTGGTACATGGAGTATCCGCATGAGGTGGGGCATACCGCATTGCTGGCGGCTGTCGCGCGCAATGATCCGGCGACCGGCAAGCCGTTCGATGAGCGTAATCAGGTGTTCTATCTGGATCCGGTGAGTGCCGAAGAGAAAGGTCGACGGTACTGGGGCGAGTGTTGTTTTCAACGGGAGAATTTTGTCCCGTTCATTCTCGAGTTCCACTACAACCTGACATTGCCGGGGAATTGGGGACTGTGGCTGATGGGCCTGGTTGCCATCGCTTGGGTGATCGATTGTTTTGTCGCGTTATGGCTGACGCTGCCGCGTAGAAAGCCATTCTGGAAGAAATGGTCGACAGCGTGGAAGGTCAAGGGCGGCCATGTCTATCGAATTAACTTCGACCTGCATCGTGCGGGGGGATTGTGGTTGTGGCTATTGTTGCTGCCGATCGCAGTCAGCAGTGTGGCGATGAATTTGCCGAGTCAGGTATTCAAGCCTGTAGTGTCGTTGCTTTCACCGATTGAGCCGAGCGTCTATGAGGCGCGGGGACGAATGCCTCCTGCGGAGTTGGGCGTGACGCAATTGAGTTATCAACAGGCATACGAGAGGGCGTTACAGGAGGGAAAACGATTAGGACTGACGGCGGCAATCGGGGAGTTGTATTACAGCTTTGAGTACAACTTCTACGGCGCAGGGTTTGGACAACACGACACAGAAGCGCATGGCAAATCCTGGTTGTTCTTTCATGGCACGGACGGACGATTATTGGGACAGGAGATCGCAGGGCAAGGCACGCTGGGAGAGCGGTTCTATCGGTTGCAGTTACCGATACACGGTGGACGAATCATTGGCGTTACCGGACAAGTGATGATCGCGGTATTAGGTATTTTGATTGCGGGGCTGTCTGGGACTGGCGTCTACATCTGGTGGCGCAAATGGCAGGCTCGACGTATCAGCAAGGCACGCAAAGCAGTTTGCTGATTGGTTTTTGCAGGCACTGAAATGACAAAACCCCTGTCTGCGTTAGCAGACAGGGGTCTCGGAATTTAATCTTGACGATGACCTACTCTCACATGGGGAAACCCCACACTACCATCGGCGATGCATCGTTTCACTACTGAGTTCGGGATGGGATCAGGTGGTTCCAACGCTCTATGGTCGTCAAGAAATTCTGTATCTGACTCGTCAACACGGTAACAAGCCAGCAAAAACGGTTACTTCTACTAAAACAAAACCCCAACTGCTTTCGCAATTGGGGTTTCGGAATTTAATCTTGACGATGACCTACTCTCACATGGGGAAACCCCACACTACCATCGGCGATGCATCGTTTCACTGCTGAGTTCGGGATGGGATCAGGTGGTTCCAACGCTCTATGGTCGTCAAGAAATTCGGGTACCGAATCGTGGCCAGATGGCCTCGCTTCAGCAAATTGGGTATGTGATAGCTTTCGGTGTTTGTGAACATCGAACTTTCGGTTCGTTTCGTCTTCACACACCGCAATCTGGTCTCTTTCGCTTTTCAGCTCGGAGCATGCAAATTGCTTGGGTGTTATATGGTCAAGCCTCACGGGCAATTAGTATTGGTTAGCTCAACGCCTCACAGCGCTTACACACCCAACCTATCAACGTCGTAGTCTTCGACGGCCCTTCAGGGAACTCAAGGTTCCAGTGAGATCTCATCTTGAGGCAAGTTTCCCGCTTAGATGCTTTCAGCGGTTATCTTTCCCGAACATAGCTACCCGGCAATGCCACTGGCGTGACAACCGGAACACCAGAGGTTCGTCCACTCCGGTCCTCTCGTACTAGGAGCAGCCCCTCTCAAATCTCAAACGTCCACGGCAGATAGGGACCGAACTGTCTCACGACGTTCTAAACCCAGCTCGCGTACCACTTTAAATGGCGAACAGCCATACCCTTGGGACCGGCTTCAGCCCCAGGATGTGATGAGCCGACATCGAGGTGCCAAACACCGCCGTCGATATGAACTCTTGGGCGGTATCAGCCTGTTATCCCCGGAGTACCTTTTATCCGTTGAGCGATGGCCCTTCCATACAGAACCACCGGATCACTAAGACCTACTTTCGTACCTGCTCGACGTGTCTGTCTCGCAGTCAAGCGCGCTTTTGCCTTTATACTCTACGACCGATTTCCGACCGGTCTGAGCGCACCTTCGTACTCCTCCGTTACTCTTTAGGAGGAGACCGCCCCAGTCAAACTACCCACCATACACTGTCCTCGATCCGGATAACGGACCTGAGTTAGAACCTCAAAGTTGCCAGGGTGGTATTTCAAGGTTGGCTCCACGCGAACTGGCGTCCACGCTTCAAAGCCTCCCACCTATCCTACACAAGCAAATTCAAAGTCCAGTGCAAAGCTATAGTAAAGGTTCACGGGGTCTTTCCGTCTAGCCGCGGATACACTGCATCTTCACAGCGATTTCAATTTCACTGAGTCTCGGGTGGAGACAGCGCCGCCATCGTTACGCCATTCGTGCAGGTCGGAACTTACCCGACAAGGAATTTCGCTACCTTAGGACCGTTATAGTTACGGCCGCCGTTTACCGGGGCTTCGATCAAGAGCTTCGCGTTAGCTAACCCCATCAATTAACCTTCCGGCACCGGGCAGGCGTCACACCCTATACGTCCACTTTCGTGTTTGCAGAGTGCTGTGTTTTTAATAAACAGTCGCAGCGGCCTGGTATCTTCGACCGGCATGAGCTTACGGAGCAAGTCCTTCACCCTCACCGGCGCACCTTCTCCCGAAGTTACGGTGCCATTTTGCCTAGTTCCTTCACCCGAGTTCTCTCAAGCGCCTTGGTATTCTCTACCCAACCACCTGTGTCGGTTTGGGGTACGGTTCCTGGTTACCTGAAGCTTAGAAGCTTTTCTTGGAAGCATGGCATCAACCACTTCGTGTTCTAAAAGAACACTCGTCATCAGCTCTCGGCCTTAAGATCCCGGATTTACCTAAGATCTCAGCCTACCACCTTAAACTTGGACAACCAACGCCAAGCTGGCCTAGCCTTCTCCGTCCCTCCATCGCAATAACCAGAAGTACAGGAATATTAACCTGTTTTCCATCGACTACGCTTTTCAGCCTCGCCTTAGGGACCGACTAACCCTGCGTCGATTAACGTTGCGCAGGAAACCTTGGTCTTTCGGCGTGGGTGTTTTTCACACCCATTGTCGTTACTCATGTCAGCATTCGCACTTCTGATACCTCCAGCAAGCTTCTCAACTCACCTTCACAGGCTTACAGAACGCTCCTCTACCGCATCACCCGAAGGTGATACCCGTAGCTTCGGTGTATGGTTTGAGCCCCGTTACATCTTCCGCGCAGGCCGACTCGACTAGTGAGCTATTACGCTTTCTTTAAAGGGTGGCTGCTTCTAAGCCAACCTCCTAGCTGTCTAAGCCTTCCCACATCGTTTCCCACTTAACCATAACTTTGGGACCTTAGCTGACGGTCTGGGTTGTTTCCCTTTT
This window encodes:
- a CDS encoding sigma-70 family RNA polymerase sigma factor translates to MSSPEFAVQALYSSHHGWLNAWLRARLGNAADAADLAQDTFVRLLQRTERLELKAPRAFLRTIARGLVIDHWRREEIERAYLEAIAHLPEAETPSAEARALVIELLESIARMLEGLKPKVRQAFLLAQCEGLTHKQIAEEMGLSLRSVERYVADALFHCYVLRYAS
- a CDS encoding FecR domain-containing protein; translated protein: MPVDNLSLGRRAEPQQKAVKQAIHWLLRLRNNHGNSRLNRQCEQWRAEHHEHELAWQRVQSLQAELSNNLRAVPGAHVALNTLENSAQGLGRRQALKLLSGALLMGSAAWLAKDTSAWQQWSADYATATGERRGFQLPDGTRLELNTASAVDLDYTAQQRLIKLSRGEIIVSCGGADQGAPVDRPLRVENRHGTYEPLDARFILRQEHDCTRLSVTSGRVAIHAGGTSIEARAGQSYLIDRRQVRPAPQLNMDAGAWVDGLIVTRNMRLGDFLAEVGRYRQGFLTCAAEVADLRLSGVFRLENTDKLLAVLPQTLPVQLRYRTRWWVTLERVA
- a CDS encoding TonB-dependent siderophore receptor, with the translated sequence MTVRATSKNPLNFTAESSLLRHAVRAALFSTALGVAVLPSVSLAAGTANSEVGQRFSIAAGPLGEALNQFARQAGITLSMTPQQTQGHQSPGVQGEYSTDQALSHLLGGSGLEAVSQDGSSYILRPIAETEALALPTTDIKGFALGNALGSMDGYNATHSQIATKTSTALLETSQSVSVVTREQMDDQGSQTVSQAMRYTPGVLTNPYGATHRYDYVAMRGFNDGSVDNIYLDGLKSMGDSGTYSTMQVDPYFLERVDILKGPSSVLYGRSSPGGLVALTSKKPLYEAYHQVQATVGTQGQRGVGFDFSGPVDDEKRIAYRLIGLTDQSDTQFDHNKEKRYALAPTVSIDFNEDTSLTLQAYLQHDPDGGYHGGVPADGTIHQRNGNRISPHFFEGEPGIDGYSRDQQSFGYQFEHRFNDVFTARQNFRYLDSKVNMDQVYAYGWTTPTSNELNRYYTGGDERLHAFIVDNMLQAEFFTGATKHTVLMGADYQRRKTVVDWTSGGLAPINAFNPVYGNSAIDMYGDTSYLRRLEQTGVYLQDLIEMDKWRFSLGLRQDWVETSDENRIAEAGRPEGTKINDRRTKLTGRAGALYLFDNGLAPYISYSESFNPNSYADSAGNPLAPTDGTQWEVGLKYQPPGTDNLFTASLFRIDQENLATKLPQENFYRAVGAVRSQGLELEAHMQLTDNLKVLGSYTFTDIEYSKSMVSTLSTPTDVIENKGNSPTQAPRHMASLWADYKFDSAALDGLRLGGGVRYVGYSWADAENTLKVPSYTLFDASIGYDLGKVGLKGVDVRLNANNLTNESYVASCASLNFCYMGEERNVAATVSYQF
- a CDS encoding PepSY-associated TM helix domain-containing protein; the protein is MRAFLVLLHRYIGLATAVFLLLAGVTGSILAFNHELDEWLNPQFYSASAQGTQLPPGELVDTLQAAHPKLQVWYMEYPHEVGHTALLAAVARNDPATGKPFDERNQVFYLDPVSAEEKGRRYWGECCFQRENFVPFILEFHYNLTLPGNWGLWLMGLVAIAWVIDCFVALWLTLPRRKPFWKKWSTAWKVKGGHVYRINFDLHRAGGLWLWLLLLPIAVSSVAMNLPSQVFKPVVSLLSPIEPSVYEARGRMPPAELGVTQLSYQQAYERALQEGKRLGLTAAIGELYYSFEYNFYGAGFGQHDTEAHGKSWLFFHGTDGRLLGQEIAGQGTLGERFYRLQLPIHGGRIIGVTGQVMIAVLGILIAGLSGTGVYIWWRKWQARRISKARKAVC